The genomic DNA TAATATACCTTATGATAGCGCCAAGCGGCTTCCTCGGCATCCCTTTCTGACCTACATCAACCCCAAAGCGCCATGGCCCTCAAACATTCCCATCCCCTAGAAGTCATCGATCTGCACGCCATGGACCATTCGCAGGGCACGGCGGTCAGCAGCAGCCTGCTCAAGACGCCGCATCTCCAGTTGATGCGGGTAGTGCTGGCAGCAGGACAGTCGCTGCCAGAGCACCACGTGCCCGGCGAGATCACGGTCCAATGTCTGTCGGGCGAGGCGGATGTCGCGACACCATCGCGGACGTGCAGACTTGTGCCAGGCTGCTTGGTGATGCTGCCCGCCGCAGAACCCCACTGCGTGCAGGCCCATAGGGACACGGTGCTGCTAGTGACGATGCTGCATCACTGAAATTTTTTCAGAAAGAAGACCGATATGAAAAAGAACGCTCTCGATGAGCTTGACGGCACAGCACTCCGACCGCGTCAGATGCTGCTGCGCTTCGCGGTCTTGGGCTGCGCCGGCGTGGCTTCGACCGCCCACGCGCATGTGAAATGGTTTGCGCCCTACATCGTGGGCGCGCCACCGCAGCCGTTGAGCGCAACGCTCACCAATCAGTGGTTCTGGATCGGCATCGCACTGGTGCTGATGTTCTTCCTGGCCACCCGGGCCGTCGAGAAGATGTCCGTCGGACAAAGCATCCTCGCCGGCATGGACAAGGTGATGAATCCGCTGTGGATGCGCCTGGACGATTTCGTGCGGGTGGTCATCGCGGCCTTCTTCGTCGCGATCTTCGCGGTCGGCGGGGTCTATCTGACGCCAGATCTGAAGACACCAAACGAGTGGGTGTCGTGGATGCAATTGCTGATTGCCGCCTGCGTCTTCTCGCGCCGGACGATGCCGCTGGCGGCTGCCGGCATCATCGTGCTGTGGGTGCTGGCGTTGACCGAGTACGACCTGTTCCACCTGCTGGACTATCTGGCACTCGGTGTCTCGGTCGCGGGCTACCTGGTGCTTGAATCGTCGAAAAAACCGCAGTGGCGCAAGTACCGCTTTGAAGTGCTGCGCTGGGGCGTGGCCATCGCCCTGATGTGGTCGAGCCTGGAGAAGTTCGCGTATCCGGACTGGTTTTACCCGCTGGTCGAAGAAAAGCCGTTTCTCACCTTTGGCATGCCGCGCGACATGTTCATCCCGATGGCCGGAGTCGCAGAGTTCACGATGGGCTTCGGCCTGCTCTGGACAGCGCTGGTCCGGCGCCTGTCGGCGATCACGCTGTTCGTGATCTTCAATGCAGCGGTCTATCCGTTCGGGCGCATCGACATGGTGGGCCATGCCCTGATCATGGCCATCATCGTGGCCATTGCCGCAGACCCGACGCCTCAGGTGCGCTTCGCCATTCGGCGTTCGGTCTGGACGATTCCGGCTATGCTCAGTGCGGCGTTGCTTGTCTTTGCAAGCGGCTACTGGGGCCTGCATCTGGCGTTGTACGGCCCGAGCGGTGAAGCAAACGCGCCCACCGCAGAGATGGCGACCCACACGTACAGTGCCGAACATCCGCATGGGCCGCAGGTCATCGGCCAAGCAACCGCGCCTCCCGCCCCTTCTGGTGCTCACGGGCTTGGGCATACAGCGCCGCCTGCAAGCGCATCGGGTGGCTCGGCGCGCGAGGCCTACGAAGCCAGCATGGCCAGAATGCACCGCCCGATGCAGGTGGGGATCCGGCACCCCGATCCCGACGTGGCGTTCGTGCTCGGCATGATCCCGCATCACCAGGGTGCAATCGACATGGCGCAGATCCAGTTGCAGTACGGACAGGACCCCGTAAACCGCAAGCTGGCGCAGGAGATCATCGCCGCGCAGCGGCATGAGATCCAGGAGATGAAGGCTTGGCTGGCAGCAAGGGGCATCCCGCAACCGAACTGACACACCCGTCGCAGCAATTGCATCCGATGGCTGCCTGCACTTAGGCACTGCGAAACGGGCGGGAACCCACGTGTGCCTGGCCTGCATAGCTGATCAGAGCTTCATCATTCATCGAAGGTGCGCGGGCGACAACGGCGACAGTGGCACACAGCGGTTGCGCCCGCATTCGTTTCTTTGCCAATGCCAACGGCCCCCCATTCCTGCAGTGCTCTCTGACAAGCTGGCTGCATCTGCAGGCGAACAATTCCGGCCCGAGATTGACCTGCAGATTCAACGCGGCGACTGGCTGGTACGCCTGCAGTGCCCTTTGCCGCAATGCGGGGCGCTCCTGCACGAGCTGCGATGATCCGCATCGACGTCGCCTGGCGGGCCACAGCCCCGCCGGACATGCCTACCGGCATCGACACAGCCCTGGGCCGGGTGCTCACCATGTTCGGTTCCGCCCATCCTCACCCTGCCTATCTGTTCGTGAACAAGCGCGCCAACCAGATCCAGGTGCTGATGCACGACGGCATAGGCATGTGGTTGGCCGCTCGGCGTCTGCATCAAGGCAAGTTCGTTTGGCCGACACCTGGCAATGAACAAAGGCCGCTGGAGTCTGCTCAGCTTGATCCCCTCAGGTGTTGGACCGTAAGCACGCGGTGATCCCGTCTTGACCACCAACGTCAGTTACGGCTGGGCACCTTGCCAACGATGCGGCAGCAATTCTTCCACCCGCCTGGCCCTGTGCGTGGGCAGCCGCGTGAGCACATCCTTGAGGTAGGCATAGGGGTCATGCCCGTTCATACGGGCCGACTGAACCAGGCTCATTACCGCCGCCGCCCGCTGGCCCGCGCGCAGGCTGCCGGCGAATAACCAGTTGGCTCTGCCAATGGCAACCGGCCGGATCTGGTTCTCGATCCAGTTGTTACCAGGCATGCTATTCGTGCGCACCCTCCGGCGCGCACGTTTTGCCATCAAGGTATATCGTGTTCGCACCGGGATAGGGGCGTCGGAAGCATGTCATAGCGGGCAGGCCGAAGATAGACAATGAGCCGCGAGCTCGGGTTGTTAACTGGCCGCCCCTTCGACTCGCCCGGTTGCGCTGCGAGCGCGAATCCGTAGTTGTCGTGTTGCCCGTGAGCTTCCGTCGTGTTCTCAATGATGGAGGTGTGTCATGAAGATAATCGGACTCGATATTCATCGCACTTTTGCCCAGGTTGCAATCCTCGAGGACGGCGTGGTCAAGGACCATGGTCGATTTCTCATGGATCGCGATGCCGTACTCGCATTCGCCCAAAAGGCGCTCAACAAGGATGATGACGTCGTCCTGGAAGCAACTGGAAATACTGCAACCGTCGTTCGTTTGCTGCAGCCCTTCGTGCATCGGGTCGTGATCGCAAACCCGCTGCAAGTTCGTGCAATCGCCTGGGCCAAGGTCAAGACAGACAAAATCGATGCAGCCACTCTCGCTCGCCTGCATGCTGCTCGCTTCCTGCCCGAGGTTTGGATGCCGACCGAGGAGGTCGAGCTACAGCGCAGATTGGTTGCAGAACGAACGCAATTGGTTTCCCAGATGACACGGCTGAAGAACCGCATCCAGTCGATTCTTCACGCAAATCTGCTCCCTCGAGAGACCGGACGGGTATACGGGGCCAAGGGCCGAGATCGATTGATGTCGCTACCGATCCCTCCCGATCAAATGCGGACGGCCTTGCGGCATCATGACGAACTGCAACGGCTCGGTGGCGAGTTGGCCTTGGCAGATCGAGCACTTGCGAAGAAAGCACTGGATGACCCCAACGTCCGGCGCCTTATGACCATCAATGGTGTGAACGCGGTGGTGGCGACAAGTGTCTTGGCTGCAGTCGGTGATATCACACGATTTTCCAGTCCCCAAAAGCTGGTGAGCTACCTGGGACTCAATCCTTCAGTTCATCAATCGGGAGACCATCCGGCATTCCATGGACACATCACCCATCAAGGACGTGGCCATGCCCGGGGGATGCTTGTTGAAGCAGCGTGGACTCTGGCAGCAAGTCCAGGACCACTCAGCGCGTTCTTTCACCGCATCGGCGCCAAACGTGGACGGCAGGTGGCGGCTGTTGCGACCGCCCGAAAATTGGCGGTGCTTATCTGGCACATGCTCTCCAAAGGGCAGGACTATGAATGGGCGAGACCTGCATTGCTGCAATTCAAGATCCGAGCGCTTGAGCTGACAGCAGGGCACGAGTCCCGCCGCGGCGGCAAGAAACCCGGTCCAGCACGCGACTACAGTCTAAAGGCCGTGCGCGACCAAGAACGAGCCTGGATTCTTGGTGTCGAGCAAGAGTACAAATACTTCGTCGCACATTGGAAAGAGAAACCACCAAAGTCGACTCCTCAGCGAGGACATCATTGATTTGCTTGTCAAATACATCCGTATCCACGGGCAGTTGCCCGTCATCGACGAAGCGCGTCAGCGCTGTCCAGCGCCTGAGGCTGTAATCCAGTGCCCTGGCCGTCGCCGAGCTGTCCGGCAGCTTCTGCCGCTGCAATGTCATCCACTCGTGCAGCGCATCGAGCACCGGCTTGCTGTGCTGTTGGCGAATCGTCTGGCGCTGATCGGCATTGAGCTCCTTGACCTCGCGCTCGATGTCGTAAACCTTGGCGAACTGCTCCAGCGCGAACCCGGCGATCTGGCTTTTGTGGGCCGCATGCAGGTCAAAGAATTTGCGCCGCGCATGCGCCAGGCAGCCGACCTCGGTCACGCCACTGGCGATCAGGGCCTTGTAGCCAGCGAAGTCGTCGCAGGTCAGCGCCCCTTTCCAGTCGCCCAGGAAGTTGCGGGCGTGCTCGCCGGCCCTGGACTCGCAGAAGTCGTACACCACGGCCTTGATGTCTTCGAAGGCGCCTGGGGCGTAGGCCCACAGGTAAGCGCGGTGCGTCGTTCCCTTGCCGGGTTTGAGCATCTGCACCGGAGTCTCGTCGGCGTGCAGCACGCGGTGGCTGAGTATCTCGGCCTTGAGCGCATCGACCAGCGGCTGTAGCCGCACCCCGCAGGTGCCCACCCACTGCGCCAGAGTCGAGCGGGGGATGGCCAGGCCGGCACGAGCAAAGATAGTTTCCTGGCGGTACAGGGGCAGGTGATCAGCGTACTTGGCCACCAGTACCTGGGCCAGCAGGCCGGCGGTCGGGATGCCTTTGTCGATCACGTGCGCTTCGACTGGCGTCTGGGTGATGGTTTCGCACTTCGTGCAGGCCCACTTGCCGCGGATGTGACGCTCCACCGTGAACACCCCGGGCACATAGTCGAGTTTCTCTGCGACGTCTTCGCCGATGCGCTTCATCGCACAGCCACAGGCGCAGGTGGTCGACTCGGGTTCATGGCGGATCTCGCGGCGCGGCAGGTGGACTGGCAGCGGCTGGCGTTTGGGCTGCTGTTTGACCTCGGGGGCAGCCGCTGGCGGCTGGAGTTGCTCGATCTCGATGGCGACGGCCGCCAGGTCGGCCTCGATCTCGTCTTCGAGCAGGCTGCGCTGCTCGGCGTTGAAGCGCTCGGACTGGGCGGCGAACTTCATGCGCTTGAGCAGCGCGTTCTCATGGGTGAGTTTGGCGTTGAGTGCCTGGCTGTGGCGCAGCTCGGTGAGCAGGCGCGTGGTCATCGCGCGCAACTGCTCGGCGCTCAGATCATCCAGGGATTGCGGCCGCATCAACATGGCAGGCAGTGTGCCAAGGAAGGCCCAGCGCTGTCATGCGCAGATCCACGGATTGCACGCCGGCTTCAGACCACGGTGATGATGCCAGCGTCTCCCATACGTTGCCACGGCAGGCCCAGTACCAGGGCATCGAGCTGGGTGCGCTCCAGCTGCCAATGGCCATCGACGGGCGCAGGCCAGACGAACTTACCCTGGTGCAGGCGCCGGGCCGCCAGCCAGATGCCAATACCGTCGTGCACCAGCACTTTCATGCGGTTGGCGCGCTTGTTGGCGAACAGATAGGCATGGTGGGGGTGAGCAGCACCGAACACGGCGACCACGCGGGCCAGCGCAGTATCGGTGCCAGCGCGCATGTCCAGCGGGGCCGTGGCCAGCCAGGCGGCATCGATGCGGATCATCGCAAGAGCTCGCGAAGGAATGCCCCGCATTGCGACAGCGGGCATTGCAAGCGCACCAGCAATTCGCCGCGCTGGATCTGCAGATGAACCTCCCGTAGAGGTGCCTCCTCAGCAGGCGCAGGCAACTGGGCAGGCAACGCGTTGAGCGCTGGACTGCATGGGGCAGTGGCTATCGGCAACGACACGAACGTGGGCGCAGTCGCTACTTGCCGCTCTCGCTGTTCACGGACCCAGCGGTGCACCATGTTCGAGTGCAGGCCGTGCGCCAGGGCCACGCCGCCTACGCTGGCGCCAGGCTGGGCGCAGCGGTCCAGCACCTCTGCCTTGAATTGCTTGCTGTACTCACGCCGCCGTGGGCGGTCTTGATTCAAAGAATTTTCCATCGTCTCCACGATCCTCCAATCGTGGGCACGATGCCCGCTTCAAGCGGTGCATTCAAGATGGGATCGCCAGCTGCATACATATGACTGTATTTATGACCAACATGAAGTCTGAGAGTGCATCGGCGGTGGTCGGGCCAGAGCGGCGTCGGCGCTGGTCACTGCAAGACAAGCTGCAGATGGTCCGCGAAAGCTACGAGCCAGGTAACTCTGTTTCCATGGTTGCCCGGCGCCACGAAGTGAACCCGAATCAGCTATTCCAGTGGCGCAAGCTGCACCAGGCGGGCGCCCTGTCTACCGTGTCCGCAGGCGAGGCAGTAGTTCCCGCATCCGAGCTTGCGAAGGCGCTCCAGCTGCTGAATCCAGGTTGATCAATGAGCGCCCAGCATAACGGCGCTCCCCAGAACTGCAGGGATGGTGTCAACGGGTCTTAGCAGAACCTGAAGCCGCCTTGCTGTTGCGAGCTAGGAACGCATCTAGCACAGCGATTTCCTTTTTCTGCGCCGAAATGATGTCCTTTGCCATCTTCAGCATTTGCGGATCTTTGCCATCGCGCAATAGGCTCTTGGCCATGTCGATTGCGCCTTGGTGGTGAATGCGCATCATCTGCGCGAAATCCACATCGGCATTGCCCGTCATCGGCACAGCGGCCATTTTCTCGTTGTTCTCCTTCATCATGGACTGCATGTTCATCTTTGCATCTGATGCTGAGTGATCCATCCCGGCTGTCTTGGAACCTGAGGATGGCCCTGACTGGGCATGGAGCGCAAAAGGTGCAGCAACCGCGGCCACAAGAAGTGCTGCAGCGACCGAGTGCTTCTGGATCAGGAATGGTTTTTTCATGGAGTTCTCCTGTTGTTCACGGGACGCTCAATGGGCCGATGTCATGGCGGCGCACTCATCGGCGCATTGGTAGCAAGCTTCGGCGCAGGCCTTGCAATGCTGCGCGTCATGCTTGGCGCATTCATCGCCGCACGCCCTGCAGATCTTGGCGCACAGGGCGCAGATGGCCTGCGCGTGTTCGCTGTTGCGGGCCATCGCGTTGACGGCCAGGCTACACATAGCCGCGCAATCCACATCAAGTGCGATGCAACGCGCCATCATCTTGACGTCAACTTCCCGGAGACATGCGGCAAAGCATTGATTGCAGGCCGTGGCGCAAGCAATGCAGGCTTGAATACAGGTTTGGTTAGGTGTTTCGTTAAGCTCCATATGAAGCTCCTTAGGTAGTTGGAGGGAGTGCTGATAGAACAAAAATCCTGCGCTTTCGCATTGCGAGGAAAGGCCATCTTCCGTGCCTGCACGCGGTATGCACTGTAGGCAAGCACCGACGATTGACCACTCGACGGCGCATATTGCACAGGTAAGGTGTCGAGCATTACGCAGAGATTTCAGAACCGTAATCGCAAGGTCACCTTTAGGTCTGGCATGGCTTCTAGACTTGATTCCTTGGCACAAAACCTAAGGCTGCGATCTGCATGCCCTAGTCGAGCTCGCGTCTGATCACATCCCCCAACTGGCAAAGCTCAAGAAGGCCGACATGCCACACGACCCCAACGGTTGAAAGCTGCCGTGTTCACTTGGTTTAAACGTTGACGGCATCACTGTGGTTCGCAATGCCTTCGGCGCTGGCCCATTCCAGCACTGGGACGATAGCGCTTCGGGTTGAGAACCCTGCGCCATCACATGACGCCGTGCTGCCTCGAAGGCCCGCCATCGCGCAGAACCAAGCCATATCGGGCTATGGACAAGGAAGTCGTCATCGCCCATGTCAGGCCGAATGATATTGCCCCCGTATTCCCGGCCCCGCCCTATTCGCGATAAACGCCGCTAGTCGCTTGCGAAGTGACCTGCTCCATGTCAGTTGTAGAAACGCGGCAAATGCAGTGAGTGCCAAGCCCCAAAGTGCAGCGAGTAATCTCATGGATTTCTTTCCAAGGCTGAGGGAAGTACGTCGCTTGTTGAGGAGTCTTGCGCGGCAGCCGGCTTGAACGGTCCAGGGGGTTTTTCTGCGGGGTGCGGTTTAGGCCACCGGTGCATTAGGTACCACGCGGCAGGCATTACCAGCATGCTGAGCAGGGGCGCGGTCACCATACCGCCCACCATCGGCGCCGCGATGCGCGTCATCACCTCCGAGCCCGTTCCGCTCCCCCACAGAATAGGCAGCAAGCCAGCCATGACGACAGCGACAGTCATCGCCTTCGGCCGCACGCGCAGCACCGCGCCTTCACGGATGGCGGCGAGAAGCGTTTCTTCACTCATGGGCTCGCCAGCCGCAAGGCGCCTTGCAAGAGCGTTTTTCAGATAAACCAGCATCACCACGCCGAATTCCGCCGCGACGCCAGCCAGCGCGATGAAGCCGACCGCCGTGGCCACCGAAACGGAATGCCCCATGGCCCAGACCAGCCAGAAACCGCCAATCAGCGAGAACGGCACGGCCGTCATTACCAGCGCCGCATCGCCGAACGACCGGAGCAACAAGTACAGCAGCACGAAGATGAGTGCCAGGGTGACGGGGATAACCAGCTTGAGCCTCGCTATCGCCCGCTCTAGGTACTCGAACTGCCCTGACCAGGACACGGCGTAGCCTGCGGGCATTGCCACCGTGCTGACCACCGCTGCCTGCATGTCGTTGACCACCGAACGCAGGTCACGCCCGCGCACGTCGACGTAAATCCAGCCCGACAGGCGGGCGTTTTCACTGCGCAGCATGGGTGGGCCGTCGGTAATGGTGATTTTGGCGACATCCTGCAGCAACAGTTGGGCGCCTTTGTCTGTGACGAAGGGCAGTTCTCGCAGGCGCTGCAGCGAGTCGCGAATCTCGCGCGGGTAGCGGACGTTGATGGGGTAACGCTCACGCCCCAGGATGATTTCGCCGACGTTGTCGCCACCGACCGCCGTGGAGACGATGGCTTGCACGTCTGCCACCGACAGGCCGTAGCGCGCAGCGGCTGGCCGGTCTACATCGACATCGATGTAGCGGCCCCCGGTCAGCCGCTCCGCCAGTGCGGACGAGACCCCTGGTACGTTCTTCACAGTGGCTTCTATCTGCGTGCTCAGCCGGTCG from Comamonas antarctica includes the following:
- a CDS encoding cupin domain-containing protein; its protein translation is MALKHSHPLEVIDLHAMDHSQGTAVSSSLLKTPHLQLMRVVLAAGQSLPEHHVPGEITVQCLSGEADVATPSRTCRLVPGCLVMLPAAEPHCVQAHRDTVLLVTMLHH
- the copM gene encoding CopM family metallochaperone, which codes for MKKNALDELDGTALRPRQMLLRFAVLGCAGVASTAHAHVKWFAPYIVGAPPQPLSATLTNQWFWIGIALVLMFFLATRAVEKMSVGQSILAGMDKVMNPLWMRLDDFVRVVIAAFFVAIFAVGGVYLTPDLKTPNEWVSWMQLLIAACVFSRRTMPLAAAGIIVLWVLALTEYDLFHLLDYLALGVSVAGYLVLESSKKPQWRKYRFEVLRWGVAIALMWSSLEKFAYPDWFYPLVEEKPFLTFGMPRDMFIPMAGVAEFTMGFGLLWTALVRRLSAITLFVIFNAAVYPFGRIDMVGHALIMAIIVAIAADPTPQVRFAIRRSVWTIPAMLSAALLVFASGYWGLHLALYGPSGEANAPTAEMATHTYSAEHPHGPQVIGQATAPPAPSGAHGLGHTAPPASASGGSAREAYEASMARMHRPMQVGIRHPDPDVAFVLGMIPHHQGAIDMAQIQLQYGQDPVNRKLAQEIIAAQRHEIQEMKAWLAARGIPQPN
- the tnpB gene encoding IS66 family insertion sequence element accessory protein TnpB (TnpB, as the term is used for proteins encoded by IS66 family insertion elements, is considered an accessory protein, since TnpC, encoded by a neighboring gene, is a DDE family transposase.), with product MIRIDVAWRATAPPDMPTGIDTALGRVLTMFGSAHPHPAYLFVNKRANQIQVLMHDGIGMWLAARRLHQGKFVWPTPGNEQRPLESAQLDPLRCWTVSTR
- a CDS encoding IS110 family transposase, translated to MKIIGLDIHRTFAQVAILEDGVVKDHGRFLMDRDAVLAFAQKALNKDDDVVLEATGNTATVVRLLQPFVHRVVIANPLQVRAIAWAKVKTDKIDAATLARLHAARFLPEVWMPTEEVELQRRLVAERTQLVSQMTRLKNRIQSILHANLLPRETGRVYGAKGRDRLMSLPIPPDQMRTALRHHDELQRLGGELALADRALAKKALDDPNVRRLMTINGVNAVVATSVLAAVGDITRFSSPQKLVSYLGLNPSVHQSGDHPAFHGHITHQGRGHARGMLVEAAWTLAASPGPLSAFFHRIGAKRGRQVAAVATARKLAVLIWHMLSKGQDYEWARPALLQFKIRALELTAGHESRRGGKKPGPARDYSLKAVRDQERAWILGVEQEYKYFVAHWKEKPPKSTPQRGHH
- the tnpB gene encoding IS66 family insertion sequence element accessory protein TnpB (TnpB, as the term is used for proteins encoded by IS66 family insertion elements, is considered an accessory protein, since TnpC, encoded by a neighboring gene, is a DDE family transposase.) — its product is MIRIDAAWLATAPLDMRAGTDTALARVVAVFGAAHPHHAYLFANKRANRMKVLVHDGIGIWLAARRLHQGKFVWPAPVDGHWQLERTQLDALVLGLPWQRMGDAGIITVV
- the tnpA gene encoding IS66-like element accessory protein TnpA, giving the protein MENSLNQDRPRRREYSKQFKAEVLDRCAQPGASVGGVALAHGLHSNMVHRWVREQRERQVATAPTFVSLPIATAPCSPALNALPAQLPAPAEEAPLREVHLQIQRGELLVRLQCPLSQCGAFLRELLR
- a CDS encoding DUF305 domain-containing protein, encoding MKKPFLIQKHSVAAALLVAAVAAPFALHAQSGPSSGSKTAGMDHSASDAKMNMQSMMKENNEKMAAVPMTGNADVDFAQMMRIHHQGAIDMAKSLLRDGKDPQMLKMAKDIISAQKKEIAVLDAFLARNSKAASGSAKTR
- a CDS encoding four-helix bundle copper-binding protein; amino-acid sequence: MELNETPNQTCIQACIACATACNQCFAACLREVDVKMMARCIALDVDCAAMCSLAVNAMARNSEHAQAICALCAKICRACGDECAKHDAQHCKACAEACYQCADECAAMTSAH